A genomic window from Thalassoroseus pseudoceratinae includes:
- a CDS encoding CoA-binding protein, with translation MSEKTVAILGASRQRHKFGNKAVRAHQSEGYAVYPVNPSAEEIEGLPCYKTLADIPVERLNRVSVYLPPEVVLELLPQIAEVHPAELWLNPGSESDEVVAEAEQLGLTVIQACSIVSLGRMPTQFANE, from the coding sequence GTGAGTGAGAAAACGGTTGCAATTCTCGGTGCGAGCCGGCAACGTCACAAGTTTGGGAACAAGGCGGTCCGGGCCCACCAATCGGAAGGGTACGCCGTTTATCCGGTCAACCCGTCGGCGGAAGAGATTGAAGGGCTCCCCTGTTACAAAACGCTTGCCGATATCCCGGTCGAACGCCTCAACCGTGTCAGCGTTTATTTGCCACCGGAAGTCGTTCTGGAGTTGCTACCGCAGATTGCTGAAGTGCACCCCGCCGAACTGTGGTTGAACCCCGGCAGCGAAAGCGATGAAGTCGTAGCGGAGGCCGAACAGCTTGGTCTGACTGTGATCCAAGCGTGTAGCATCGTCAGTCTGGGACGAATGCCAACGCAGTTTGCCAACGAATGA